The Candidatus Phaeomarinobacter ectocarpi genome includes a region encoding these proteins:
- a CDS encoding CpaF family protein gives MFGRRDSEGSPPPSTPQAAPVAPKAAAPKPVAAPKPAPKPAAAPKPVRSQERSADYYQIKTTIFNALIDTIDLTQLAQLDGASAREEIRDIVNEIISIKSVVMSISEQEELLQDICNDVLGYGPLEPLLARDDIADIMVNGAADVFIEVNGKTQATGVKFRDNSQLMNICQRIVSQVGRRVDESSPICDARLPDGSRVNVIAPPLAIDGPSLTIRKFKKDKLRMEDLEKFGSISAEGARVLSIIGKCRCNVLISGGTGSGKTTLLNTMTAFIEEDERVITCEDAAELQLQQPHVVRLETRPPNLEGSGEITMRDLVRNCLRMRPERIIVGEVRGPEAFDLLQAMNTGHDGSMGTLHANTPREAMSRLESMITMGGFSLPSRTIREMISGSIDVIIQAARLRDGSRRITHITEVTGMEGDVIITQDLFVYEMDGEDANGNINGTHKSTGIARPNFWERARYYGLEGQLVAALEEAEA, from the coding sequence ATGTTCGGCCGTCGCGATAGCGAAGGATCACCGCCGCCTTCCACGCCTCAGGCAGCGCCTGTGGCGCCGAAGGCCGCTGCCCCCAAACCTGTTGCGGCTCCCAAGCCCGCACCCAAACCGGCCGCCGCTCCCAAACCAGTACGGTCTCAGGAACGCTCGGCCGACTACTATCAGATCAAGACGACCATCTTTAATGCGCTGATCGATACCATCGATCTGACGCAGCTTGCGCAACTGGACGGGGCAAGTGCCCGCGAAGAAATTCGCGACATCGTCAACGAGATCATTTCGATCAAAAGCGTTGTCATGTCGATCTCCGAGCAGGAAGAACTGTTGCAGGATATCTGCAACGACGTGCTCGGCTATGGACCGCTTGAGCCACTCCTGGCGCGCGACGACATCGCCGACATCATGGTCAACGGTGCCGCCGACGTTTTCATCGAAGTGAACGGCAAGACCCAGGCCACCGGCGTCAAGTTCCGCGACAACTCCCAGCTCATGAACATCTGCCAGCGCATTGTGAGCCAGGTTGGCCGGCGCGTGGATGAATCAAGCCCCATATGTGATGCCCGCCTGCCGGACGGCAGTCGTGTCAACGTTATCGCACCGCCATTGGCCATCGATGGTCCAAGCCTGACCATTCGTAAGTTCAAGAAAGACAAGCTGCGGATGGAGGACCTGGAAAAATTCGGGTCCATCTCTGCGGAAGGCGCACGTGTTCTAAGCATTATCGGCAAATGCCGCTGCAATGTGCTGATCTCAGGCGGTACCGGTTCAGGCAAGACGACGCTTCTCAATACAATGACCGCATTCATTGAAGAAGATGAGCGCGTCATCACCTGTGAAGACGCAGCTGAACTTCAGTTGCAGCAGCCCCATGTGGTGCGCCTCGAAACGAGGCCGCCGAACCTGGAAGGCTCCGGCGAAATCACCATGCGTGATCTCGTACGCAACTGTCTGCGTATGCGCCCGGAACGCATCATCGTAGGTGAAGTGCGTGGCCCGGAGGCCTTTGACCTCCTCCAAGCCATGAACACCGGCCATGATGGTTCCATGGGCACGCTCCACGCCAATACACCGCGTGAAGCCATGTCACGCCTTGAAAGCATGATCACGATGGGCGGCTTTTCGCTGCCGTCGCGCACCATTCGCGAAATGATCTCCGGATCCATCGACGTCATCATTCAGGCTGCCCGCCTGCGTGATGGCTCACGTCGCATCACGCACATCACTGAGGTGACCGGTATGGAGGGTGATGTCATCATCACCCAGGATCTCTTCGTCTATGAGATGGATGGCGAAGACGCCAACGGCAACATCAACGGCACCCATAAATCCACCGGCATTGCCCGACCCAATTTCTGGGAACGCGCGCGCTATTATGGCCTTGAAGGTCAACTCGTTGCAGCGCTTGAAGAAGCTGAGGCCTAG
- a CDS encoding AAA family ATPase, with protein sequence MSEAHQIDPQMPPFPDDQEMTAPQPVPMEPYEAPEAGDSQIIRPVPRVTIQAFCETPDVGVSLQRAAQDRRLAKAHLTVHMGGIAAAVSHYVDTPTPGLIIVESQLGGSQILGSLDKLAEVCDAGTRIVVVGHANDITLYRELIRKGVNDYLVAPLNPLQIVESISTLYADPEAPPLGRTIAFVGARGGAGSSTIAHNAGWCISEHMNEDVTVVDLDLAFGTGGLDFNQDPAQGVADALYAPERLDDVLLERLLVRCTEHLSLFAAPATLDRDYAIDEETYELVLDVVRHTVPCVILDLPHVWGPWTRKLLLEADEIVVTATPDLASLRNTKNLLDTLKTARPNDVSPHLVINQVGVAKRPEIPVKDFADALEMEPALVLPFDAALFGEAANNGQMIEEIDARSKTAQGMRHLASAVSGRQISASSKPSGSLLARLLGKKG encoded by the coding sequence ATGAGCGAAGCCCATCAGATAGATCCGCAGATGCCGCCTTTTCCTGATGACCAGGAAATGACTGCGCCACAGCCCGTGCCCATGGAGCCTTACGAGGCGCCTGAAGCCGGTGATAGCCAGATCATTCGGCCAGTGCCGCGCGTAACCATTCAGGCGTTCTGCGAAACACCAGACGTTGGCGTCTCGCTGCAACGTGCTGCCCAGGACCGACGTCTGGCCAAGGCCCATCTCACCGTCCATATGGGTGGCATTGCAGCGGCTGTATCGCACTACGTGGATACGCCAACACCCGGCCTCATCATTGTGGAAAGCCAGCTTGGTGGCTCGCAGATTTTGGGTTCCCTGGACAAGCTGGCAGAAGTCTGCGACGCGGGCACACGCATTGTTGTGGTGGGTCATGCCAACGACATCACGCTTTACCGCGAGCTCATTCGCAAAGGCGTGAACGACTATCTGGTGGCGCCGCTCAACCCGCTGCAGATCGTTGAAAGCATTTCGACGCTCTATGCCGACCCTGAAGCACCACCGCTTGGACGCACGATTGCGTTTGTTGGTGCCCGTGGCGGCGCAGGCTCCAGCACCATTGCTCACAATGCAGGCTGGTGCATCTCCGAACACATGAACGAAGACGTCACGGTTGTCGATCTTGACCTTGCCTTTGGCACGGGTGGGCTTGATTTCAATCAGGACCCTGCGCAGGGCGTAGCAGATGCCTTGTACGCGCCAGAACGACTGGATGACGTTCTTCTGGAGCGGCTTCTGGTTCGCTGCACGGAACACCTGAGCCTGTTTGCGGCTCCTGCCACGCTTGATCGCGATTACGCGATTGATGAGGAGACCTACGAGCTTGTGCTTGATGTTGTGCGACACACTGTGCCGTGCGTCATTCTTGACCTTCCCCATGTGTGGGGTCCCTGGACACGCAAACTGCTGCTTGAAGCCGATGAGATTGTTGTGACGGCAACGCCCGACCTTGCCAGTCTCCGCAACACCAAGAATCTGCTCGATACCTTGAAGACAGCGCGCCCGAATGACGTGTCACCTCATCTGGTGATCAATCAGGTTGGCGTTGCTAAACGCCCGGAAATTCCGGTCAAGGATTTTGCGGATGCGCTCGAGATGGAACCCGCACTGGTTCTGCCGTTTGATGCGGCCCTGTTTGGGGAAGCGGCCAATAACGGTCAGATGATCGAAGAAATTGATGCGCGGAGCAAAACTGCGCAGGGCATGCGCCATCTCGCTTCTGCTGTGTCAGGACGACAGATTTCAGCTTCCAGCAAACCGAGTGGGTCTCTGCTCGCGCGGCTGCTGGGGAAGAAGGGATAG
- a CDS encoding CpaD family pilus assembly protein, whose product MRMMFRLPVFAVAALALSLGACGGFGQNGPLQAASIKQTHPITVDTQAASLMVHVAPDSTSLTDDDIGRLKSFALHYRSRGNGPVVMSIPTGAPNRGAASRAAAEVETLLDGMAVGTNRLRLSHYRASGAASDAPLILSFTQYVATPSPCGNWSEDMAYNPRNTRSANFGCASQNNLAVMVADPGDLVAPHGVAPSDAQRRDVVLERYRAGETTQTERAEEESGASSQVNEN is encoded by the coding sequence ATGCGTATGATGTTCCGCCTTCCTGTTTTTGCTGTTGCTGCCCTGGCGCTGAGCCTTGGCGCGTGCGGTGGTTTTGGTCAGAACGGTCCGCTGCAGGCGGCCTCGATCAAACAGACGCATCCCATCACTGTGGATACACAGGCCGCGTCGCTGATGGTTCATGTGGCCCCGGACTCCACCTCTTTGACGGATGATGACATCGGGCGTCTGAAGTCATTCGCGCTTCATTACCGCAGCCGCGGTAACGGCCCCGTGGTGATGTCCATTCCAACCGGTGCGCCCAATCGCGGTGCGGCGTCTCGCGCTGCTGCCGAAGTGGAAACACTGCTTGATGGTATGGCGGTTGGCACCAACCGTCTTCGCCTGAGCCATTACCGTGCATCGGGTGCTGCCTCGGACGCACCCTTGATCCTGTCCTTTACACAATATGTGGCCACGCCCTCTCCATGCGGAAACTGGTCCGAAGACATGGCCTACAACCCGCGCAACACCCGCTCCGCAAACTTTGGGTGTGCATCACAAAACAATTTGGCGGTCATGGTGGCTGATCCAGGTGACCTCGTCGCTCCGCACGGCGTTGCGCCGTCGGATGCCCAGCGCCGCGACGTCGTGCTTGAGCGCTATCGCGCCGGTGAAACAACCCAAACTGAACGCGCAGAGGAAGAATCCGGCGCATCCAGTCAGGTCAACGAGAACTGA
- a CDS encoding type II and III secretion system protein family protein produces MRLSPSSNRMDRFELMRNAIVAAFIAFMLTAGPAAAPTRAAQLLGGEEGSPVVKVDPGGASANSQVLSLGLNKSAVVELPVDASDVLIANPEIADAIVRSARRTYLLGMEVGETNAFFFDAAGRQVLNLEIRVERDIDSLLGMLGRHLPDARISVEPINDNLMLTGVVPNAAASSKAREIAARFVGDDEKVLNMLSIDGKEQVMLKVTIAEMQRTLIKQLGIDLSSISSIGDLALRLQTNNAFSVQGRALGGLTSAPTSVRPSTAGGTVFPQSSGISFNDSAGSYVDGALRALERNGLLRTLAEPTLTAITGESANFLVGGEFPVPSDRDNSGNVRIEFKPFGVGLSFTPVVLSEGRISLKISTEVSELSSEGSFVVQGGTVTNSDGTTSQLSGITIPALRVRRAETAVELPSGGSLALAGLLQESTRQNIDGVPGAKDIPILGSLFRSRDYLNAETELVVIVTPYLVDPKHESDFVLPTDEHVPASDLETILLGRLNGTKSAGKKDLKEQLQGPVGFIME; encoded by the coding sequence ATGCGCCTTTCCCCCTCATCGAACCGCATGGACCGGTTTGAACTGATGCGCAACGCGATTGTTGCTGCATTCATTGCGTTCATGCTGACAGCGGGCCCGGCTGCTGCGCCCACACGGGCAGCACAGCTGCTGGGTGGTGAAGAAGGCAGCCCGGTGGTCAAGGTTGATCCAGGCGGGGCAAGTGCCAACAGTCAGGTATTGAGCCTCGGGCTCAATAAGTCAGCCGTCGTTGAACTGCCGGTTGATGCGTCTGATGTTCTGATCGCCAACCCGGAAATCGCGGATGCCATCGTCCGTAGCGCACGGCGGACATATCTGCTGGGGATGGAAGTCGGCGAGACCAACGCTTTCTTCTTTGATGCAGCAGGCCGCCAGGTTCTCAATCTTGAAATTCGGGTAGAGCGCGACATCGACTCGCTGCTTGGCATGCTGGGCCGTCATCTTCCTGATGCGCGGATCAGTGTTGAACCCATCAATGACAATCTGATGCTGACCGGCGTCGTGCCCAACGCGGCGGCCTCAAGCAAGGCACGCGAAATCGCCGCACGGTTTGTCGGTGACGACGAAAAAGTGCTCAACATGCTTTCGATCGACGGCAAAGAGCAGGTCATGCTCAAGGTCACGATCGCTGAAATGCAGCGGACCTTGATCAAGCAGCTCGGCATCGATCTGTCCTCCATCTCATCCATTGGTGACCTTGCCCTGCGTCTGCAGACCAACAACGCGTTCTCTGTTCAGGGTCGTGCCCTTGGCGGTTTGACGTCAGCGCCCACATCAGTGCGCCCCTCAACTGCGGGCGGCACGGTGTTTCCGCAATCTAGCGGCATTTCTTTCAATGACTCGGCTGGCTCTTACGTGGACGGCGCGTTGCGCGCCCTGGAACGCAATGGCCTGTTGCGCACACTTGCTGAGCCGACGCTGACGGCCATTACCGGTGAAAGCGCCAACTTCCTTGTGGGTGGCGAATTCCCCGTTCCATCTGACCGCGACAACAGCGGCAATGTGCGTATCGAGTTCAAGCCCTTTGGTGTTGGCCTGTCCTTCACGCCGGTTGTGCTTTCTGAGGGGCGCATCAGCCTCAAGATCTCGACCGAGGTCAGTGAGCTGTCGTCTGAAGGTTCCTTCGTGGTTCAGGGCGGCACCGTGACCAACTCTGACGGCACGACCTCACAACTGAGCGGCATTACCATTCCCGCCCTGCGCGTCCGCCGCGCTGAAACGGCTGTTGAACTGCCATCGGGTGGATCACTTGCCCTCGCCGGCCTGTTGCAGGAATCAACTCGTCAGAACATCGACGGCGTCCCCGGTGCCAAGGACATTCCGATTCTCGGGTCCTTGTTCCGGTCGCGTGACTATCTCAATGCAGAGACCGAACTGGTGGTCATCGTGACGCCGTATCTGGTGGATCCCAAGCACGAGAGCGATTTTGTGCTGCCCACCGACGAGCACGTACCAGCAAGTGATCTGGAAACCATTCTTCTTGGTCGCCTCAATGGCACCAAGAGCGCCGGCAAGAAGGACCTGAAGGAACAGCTTCAGGGCCCTGTCGGTTTCATTATGGAGTGA
- the cpaB gene encoding Flp pilus assembly protein CpaB yields the protein MSVARIAVLILAVLAAAAAAWLASSFVGTDVQQVQAPEPQIVTDEVLVAARDLQVGAKVTPGDMRWQTWPTEALASGYVVKNQTPDAMIAMQGALVRSAMMQGEPITNGKVIDTTSAGFMAARLGKGMRAVSVAISPETGAGGFILPGDRVDVIVTHESRNDTGRDSIVVSDTVLANVRVLAIDQAFGETNDDTGEKIAVGKTATLELTPKQAETLARSQAMGDLWLSLRSLEDTATGGPVDTGVLGKNRNTQARRGSAVTVVRYGVQSLELPRTGQ from the coding sequence ATGTCCGTTGCCCGCATCGCCGTTCTCATTCTTGCCGTGCTGGCAGCCGCCGCTGCTGCATGGCTTGCGTCGTCTTTTGTCGGCACTGATGTGCAGCAGGTGCAGGCACCTGAGCCACAGATCGTGACGGACGAAGTTCTTGTGGCTGCCCGCGACCTGCAGGTTGGCGCAAAGGTAACACCCGGAGACATGCGCTGGCAGACATGGCCGACGGAGGCACTGGCTTCGGGATATGTGGTCAAAAATCAGACACCTGATGCCATGATCGCCATGCAGGGCGCTCTTGTCCGGTCTGCCATGATGCAGGGTGAACCCATTACCAATGGCAAGGTTATCGACACCACATCGGCGGGTTTCATGGCGGCGCGTCTTGGCAAAGGGATGCGCGCTGTGTCGGTTGCGATTTCGCCTGAGACCGGCGCTGGCGGGTTTATTCTTCCCGGCGACCGGGTGGACGTCATCGTTACCCATGAATCACGCAATGATACCGGACGCGACTCCATTGTTGTCAGCGACACTGTTCTTGCAAATGTCCGGGTCCTGGCAATCGATCAGGCATTCGGTGAAACAAACGACGACACAGGCGAGAAGATTGCTGTCGGCAAGACGGCAACGCTGGAGCTGACGCCCAAACAGGCTGAAACGCTCGCCCGCTCGCAGGCCATGGGCGATCTGTGGTTGTCCCTGCGCAGCCTTGAAGATACCGCCACCGGCGGCCCGGTGGATACGGGCGTCCTCGGCAAGAATCGCAACACACAGGCGCGCCGCGGTTCTGCCGTCACTGTCGTGCGCTATGGCGTTCAGTCGCTTGAGCTACCAAGGACAGGCCAATGA
- a CDS encoding A24 family peptidase, whose amino-acid sequence MMPDLATLPAYSLLQWAIVGVFPALMIAAAASDAASMRIPNWLTGSLAMAFPIAAAGTAMPLETLGLHVAVGFGALIICMGLFATGWIGGGDAKFFAATALWLGPYHILGFALISTVLGGFLTLALLSFRKLPMPAPLAAQGWLMRLHDPKEGVPYGLALAAGGLLVFGQSAWIAGAA is encoded by the coding sequence ATGATGCCAGATCTTGCCACGCTGCCGGCCTATTCGCTTTTGCAATGGGCCATTGTTGGCGTTTTTCCTGCCTTGATGATTGCCGCTGCGGCATCTGACGCAGCAAGCATGCGCATTCCAAACTGGCTGACCGGCAGCCTGGCCATGGCGTTTCCCATTGCTGCGGCCGGCACTGCGATGCCGCTTGAAACACTGGGCCTGCACGTGGCCGTGGGCTTTGGCGCTCTCATCATCTGCATGGGGCTGTTTGCAACCGGCTGGATTGGTGGCGGCGATGCCAAGTTTTTTGCTGCGACGGCGCTTTGGCTCGGGCCCTATCACATTCTTGGTTTTGCGCTGATTTCAACGGTTCTGGGCGGCTTCCTGACGCTTGCCCTTTTGTCCTTCCGCAAATTGCCGATGCCAGCGCCTCTGGCAGCACAGGGCTGGTTGATGCGCCTGCATGACCCCAAGGAAGGTGTGCCCTACGGGCTGGCCCTCGCTGCAGGCGGACTGCTGGTGTTTGGGCAAAGCGCATGGATTGCAGGTGCTGCATGA
- a CDS encoding Flp family type IVb pilin — protein MSHFMKRFAGDESGATAIEYGLIAAGIAVAIITAVNTLGTNIGTTFGSVSDEMK, from the coding sequence ATGAGCCATTTTATGAAGCGTTTTGCCGGTGATGAATCCGGCGCCACGGCCATCGAATATGGTCTTATTGCTGCCGGTATCGCTGTTGCGATCATCACGGCCGTCAACACACTGGGCACGAACATCGGCACGACGTTCGGCAGTGTTTCCGACGAAATGAAGTAA
- a CDS encoding Crp/Fnr family transcriptional regulator, which yields MPTAHRRQMHTKADPLPEPPGSLSSVTCLGGLMHEDRDDAAKACRFISYAAGDIVGGPGAGETSVAFVTHGAVRVSLPPDRHGDVAFFDVTDGGVFGHLEALTGETPKLSAVALSSAEVSFLPASAFCMLIEAHPVIALDLMRAHARDTMTQAPRTPGEASGSSHMLYAELLRMAEADSKMEDGLLISRLPRHRELADWTGLSEAEVAASLASLVKSGCVERRYPGLCILDAEKLRTLAFGGGAPKN from the coding sequence ATGCCAACTGCACATCGCCGCCAGATGCACACCAAGGCTGACCCCTTACCTGAGCCCCCAGGTTCATTGTCGTCTGTGACATGCCTTGGTGGATTGATGCATGAGGACAGGGATGATGCTGCCAAAGCCTGCCGTTTCATCTCCTATGCTGCGGGAGACATTGTCGGCGGCCCGGGCGCGGGTGAAACAAGCGTTGCTTTTGTGACCCACGGCGCGGTGCGGGTGTCTCTTCCGCCAGACCGTCATGGGGATGTCGCCTTTTTCGATGTAACGGATGGGGGCGTGTTTGGTCATCTTGAGGCGCTTACCGGCGAAACACCGAAACTGTCAGCTGTTGCCCTCAGCAGCGCAGAAGTGTCGTTTCTGCCCGCATCAGCCTTTTGCATGTTGATTGAGGCACACCCAGTCATCGCCCTAGATCTGATGCGTGCCCATGCACGCGATACCATGACGCAAGCCCCACGCACCCCCGGGGAGGCCAGCGGCAGCAGCCACATGCTGTATGCGGAATTGCTGCGTATGGCGGAGGCGGATTCCAAGATGGAAGACGGCCTGCTTATCTCTCGTCTGCCCCGCCATAGGGAACTTGCAGACTGGACAGGACTGAGTGAAGCAGAGGTCGCTGCAAGTCTCGCCAGCCTGGTCAAATCCGGCTGCGTGGAACGTCGCTATCCAGGCCTTTGCATTCTTGATGCAGAAAAATTGCGGACATTGGCCTTTGGCGGCGGTGCGCCTAAAAACTAG
- a CDS encoding pilus assembly protein N-terminal domain-containing protein, which produces MRETLIAPAKDALTTAKRAARAACIAAAVPAVLASIPVHTAQAGGMYEMVSHDFKVGIDQAKMLRIEGAAAIVAVGNPSIADAILQGPDMLLLIGRTYGATNVLVFDHDGNETASLIVNVVDAAPRLLTLHRGNAQASYNCAPHCQPVLRIGDDETVTERITTQSGNKMGLATEGAEATAQGSSEE; this is translated from the coding sequence ATGCGCGAAACACTTATTGCCCCTGCCAAGGATGCATTGACTACCGCCAAGCGGGCGGCGCGGGCCGCGTGCATCGCTGCGGCGGTCCCGGCGGTTCTGGCATCCATTCCCGTGCACACGGCTCAGGCCGGCGGCATGTACGAGATGGTGTCTCACGACTTCAAGGTCGGCATTGACCAGGCAAAGATGCTGCGCATCGAAGGCGCCGCAGCCATTGTCGCGGTGGGTAACCCATCCATCGCAGACGCCATTCTGCAGGGTCCAGACATGTTGCTCTTGATCGGCCGCACCTATGGCGCAACAAATGTTCTGGTGTTTGATCACGACGGCAATGAGACAGCGTCACTGATCGTGAATGTGGTCGACGCCGCGCCGCGCCTCCTGACGCTCCATCGCGGCAACGCGCAGGCGAGCTACAATTGCGCCCCTCACTGTCAGCCTGTGTTGCGCATCGGCGATGATGAAACCGTAACGGAGCGCATCACGACCCAGAGCGGCAACAAGATGGGCCTGGCGACCGAAGGCGCCGAGGCAACAGCACAGGGGTCGAGCGAGGAGTAA
- a CDS encoding TadE/TadG family type IV pilus assembly protein produces MRHTILHFARACRVSLSTGMRGIAASLSVRKFVTDFAADQRGNLAMIFALSLLPLTAAAGAAVDLNRAFIVQQRLERALDAAGLAVGASPAATTEQMLAVAQSFFDANYNDKEVGVPGKLLLTPGDSSVTLAATAELPTTIMSVVGFDKLTVGSEITVVRETKALEIAMVLDNTGSMAWNGKIGALRTASEDLVSILFGDQDTPELLRMSLVPFVTSVNIKAEGFDMNWMDVDGNSQYHGENFDPNRGPTNHFELFNGIKNATWKGCVEMRPEPYDTLDTAPTKTNANTLFVPYFWPDEPDTEDDSHNDYADDRISGKKKKRQKNGAKYMGYNVSVDEIPSSTKGPNKSCARPLVPLTNSKATLVNEVRAMEPWYNSGTNIAEGLAWGWRVLSPGAPFTEGRSFTDPDVQKALILLTDGNNEIVSQSTFNKSDYTSFGYIGKQRLGTNDIGTARGKVDKKVEEMCTRIKDQGVRIYTITFQLNSPSLEDVFRECATEPELYFDSPSNEQLREAFQAIAYDLSNLRLAK; encoded by the coding sequence ATGCGTCACACCATTCTCCATTTCGCACGCGCTTGCCGGGTTTCTCTTTCCACGGGCATGCGCGGCATTGCAGCATCTCTTTCGGTGCGAAAGTTCGTAACAGACTTCGCTGCCGATCAGCGTGGCAACCTTGCGATGATCTTCGCCCTGTCGCTGCTCCCCCTGACAGCTGCCGCGGGTGCCGCTGTTGATTTGAACCGAGCCTTTATTGTGCAGCAGCGGCTTGAACGCGCACTTGATGCGGCGGGTCTTGCGGTTGGCGCCTCTCCGGCGGCAACCACTGAACAAATGCTCGCAGTGGCGCAGAGCTTTTTCGACGCAAACTACAACGACAAGGAAGTCGGTGTTCCTGGCAAGCTATTGCTGACGCCAGGCGACAGCAGCGTCACCTTGGCGGCGACGGCTGAACTCCCCACCACGATTATGAGTGTTGTCGGCTTCGACAAACTGACCGTTGGCAGTGAAATCACTGTGGTGCGCGAAACAAAGGCGCTGGAGATCGCCATGGTGCTCGACAACACCGGTTCCATGGCCTGGAACGGCAAGATCGGCGCGCTGCGGACAGCGTCAGAAGACCTCGTGTCCATTTTGTTTGGTGATCAGGACACGCCTGAACTGCTGCGCATGTCGCTTGTGCCCTTCGTCACTTCGGTGAACATCAAAGCCGAAGGCTTTGACATGAACTGGATGGATGTGGATGGAAACTCCCAATATCACGGCGAAAATTTTGATCCCAACAGGGGGCCGACCAACCACTTTGAGCTCTTCAACGGGATAAAGAATGCGACCTGGAAAGGTTGTGTGGAAATGCGTCCGGAGCCGTATGACACGCTCGATACAGCACCGACGAAGACCAATGCCAATACGTTGTTTGTGCCGTACTTCTGGCCGGATGAACCCGACACGGAAGACGATTCCCATAACGACTATGCGGACGACCGCATCAGCGGGAAAAAGAAGAAGCGCCAGAAAAACGGTGCGAAGTACATGGGCTACAATGTGTCGGTCGATGAAATCCCGTCCAGCACCAAAGGGCCCAACAAGAGCTGCGCTCGCCCGCTTGTACCCCTGACCAACTCCAAGGCGACATTGGTCAACGAAGTGCGTGCCATGGAGCCCTGGTATAACTCGGGCACAAACATCGCCGAGGGTCTTGCATGGGGCTGGCGTGTTCTGTCACCCGGTGCGCCCTTCACCGAAGGCCGCAGCTTCACAGATCCGGATGTACAGAAGGCCTTGATCCTGCTGACGGATGGCAACAACGAGATTGTGAGCCAGAGCACGTTCAACAAGTCCGACTACACGAGCTTCGGCTATATCGGCAAACAGCGCCTTGGCACCAATGACATTGGCACCGCGCGCGGCAAGGTCGACAAGAAGGTCGAGGAGATGTGCACCCGGATCAAGGATCAGGGCGTGCGCATCTACACCATCACCTTCCAGCTCAACTCGCCAAGCCTTGAAGACGTGTTCCGGGAGTGTGCGACAGAGCCAGAACTGTATTTCGACAGCCCGAGCAACGAGCAGCTACGCGAAGCGTTCCAGGCAATCGCCTATGACCTCAGCAATCTGCGGTTGGCCAAGTAG
- a CDS encoding TadE/TadG family type IV pilus assembly protein translates to MNPVRTITPARLFLRRFNRENRGAAAVEFALLALPFFGMLFAMLEATAVFFASVSLETGAAEAARLVRTGQVQLQGLTKEQIRTRICDAMFMGCDARMQLDVRRFDSFTNVDFTDPLTADGDLRTDLLFQPGAPGDIVLVRVFYVWNIATPMIGDAMSNMAGGQRLIVSSAAFRNEPFNNATLGGGK, encoded by the coding sequence ATGAATCCTGTTCGCACCATAACGCCGGCCCGGCTTTTTCTGCGCCGGTTCAACCGTGAAAACCGCGGTGCTGCTGCGGTGGAATTTGCGCTTCTGGCGTTGCCGTTTTTCGGCATGTTGTTCGCAATGCTGGAAGCAACGGCGGTGTTCTTTGCGTCCGTTAGCCTGGAAACGGGCGCGGCTGAGGCCGCGAGGCTTGTGCGTACCGGTCAGGTGCAGCTTCAGGGTCTGACCAAGGAGCAGATCCGGACCAGAATTTGTGACGCCATGTTCATGGGCTGTGACGCACGCATGCAGCTCGATGTGCGGCGCTTTGATAGTTTCACCAATGTCGATTTCACAGACCCGCTTACAGCGGATGGTGACCTGCGGACCGACCTTCTGTTCCAACCCGGCGCGCCCGGCGACATCGTTCTGGTGCGCGTCTTCTATGTGTGGAACATCGCCACGCCCATGATCGGCGACGCCATGTCGAACATGGCCGGTGGCCAAAGACTGATCGTGTCCAGTGCCGCCTTCCGCAACGAGCCGTTCAACAACGCGACATTGGGCGGGGGCAAATAG